In Diachasmimorpha longicaudata isolate KC_UGA_2023 chromosome 7, iyDiaLong2, whole genome shotgun sequence, the following proteins share a genomic window:
- the LOC135164190 gene encoding uncharacterized protein LOC135164190 isoform X1 has product MSRVIVYRTCNTPITKTRREIGSVQTIFIKFIFRCNSCFSENIDEGPGNAETESFFSRRPSADTCLPKKQEPDKKAEQKSKSCNCKPIQKPRRARRKKMPRSVNPFIIYYLTEYFKNPSKKVTEVAREAGKKWCSMSAAEKADYIKRARLESAKRQRRSAKRSRGSC; this is encoded by the exons ATGTCACGAGTGATTGTCTATCGAACCTGTAACACTCCAATTACAAAGACGAGGAGAGAAATTGGGAGTGTCCAgaccatttttattaaatttatcttCAGGTGTAATTCTTGCTTCAG CGAAAATATTGACGAAGGGCCGGGAAATGCAGAGACAGAATCATTTTTCTCCAGGCGACCGTCAGCCGATACGTGTCTACCGAAGAAGCAGGAGCCTGATAAGAAAGCCGAGCAAAAATCAAAGTCTTGTAACTGTAAACCCATCCAGAAACCCCGAAGAGCGAGAAGAAAAAAGATGCCACGCTCCGTCAATCCctttatcatttattatctGACTGAGTATTTCAAAAATCCATCGAAAAAGGTGACCGAGGTAGCTCGGGAGGCCGGCAAGAAATGGTGCAGTATGTCGGCCGCGGAGAAGGCGGATTACATAAAAAGAGCGCGACTAGAGAGTGCaaaaagacagagaaggaGTGCCAAACGATCCCGTGGATCTTGCTAA
- the LOC135164190 gene encoding protamine-like isoform X2 gives MDDYESNGRDYSENIDEGPGNAETESFFSRRPSADTCLPKKQEPDKKAEQKSKSCNCKPIQKPRRARRKKMPRSVNPFIIYYLTEYFKNPSKKVTEVAREAGKKWCSMSAAEKADYIKRARLESAKRQRRSAKRSRGSC, from the exons ATGGACGATTACGAGAGTAATGGACGAGATTACAG CGAAAATATTGACGAAGGGCCGGGAAATGCAGAGACAGAATCATTTTTCTCCAGGCGACCGTCAGCCGATACGTGTCTACCGAAGAAGCAGGAGCCTGATAAGAAAGCCGAGCAAAAATCAAAGTCTTGTAACTGTAAACCCATCCAGAAACCCCGAAGAGCGAGAAGAAAAAAGATGCCACGCTCCGTCAATCCctttatcatttattatctGACTGAGTATTTCAAAAATCCATCGAAAAAGGTGACCGAGGTAGCTCGGGAGGCCGGCAAGAAATGGTGCAGTATGTCGGCCGCGGAGAAGGCGGATTACATAAAAAGAGCGCGACTAGAGAGTGCaaaaagacagagaaggaGTGCCAAACGATCCCGTGGATCTTGCTAA